AAAACGTGGTACATGTTTAGACTTAACAGATATTGACAATCGTCAATGGCCAACGTGCATCCAATTAAGTGCCTTTCTTAACATACGTGAAAAATGGACAGAATGAAGATTATGATATTTAGTTGAGAATATTTTGGACATTACTGTATATTACAGCCATCAAATTGGCtggataataattttattgaacaAAATATAATTAACGATAATTATTTTGGAAAGTTATTTATACTTTAGGACTgtcttataataatattattctgcAGAGAGTTTTATTAATGAACGTTTCAAGTAATAATGTTATTGTGGTGTAATAAGGATGCCAATGTGGCTGGCAGATGCCCAGGATTGTTAATATGAGTTGGTGAAATCGCTGGCTTTTTTTACTGCCTTGTAACTTATAATAGTTGGTTGAAAGGAAAACTTGTGCTTAGATGTAATAATTGTCCTTTCAGTTACTATTATACCTGGAAGATAGTAGACTTCTAAGTTACTATTATTAATGGTCTCAATTAGCTTTAGTGTAATATCAATAATATTGGTATTAGCTTTTATAAGTGTACTGTCTCCCTCAGACTGTTAACGAcgtaatattatttttgtccTGTGTCCTTTTACAGGAGGTTTCAGTTATCATGTAAATACAACTGGAAAAATGTCTCTTAGGTTGATTACCTACTGCTTAAATTCCAAGTAGCACCTTTGTGTGCAATGTCAAGTAAATCATTTTCCTGAGAAATATGAAATGgttaattttcaagaaatgatACACTGCTGGGTTAGGTTGGGCATAAATCTTCCATTATTACTTGTGTCAATAAAAATCAAGCCAGTACTTTTTCATGGTCATTTTTGTGATTGTTCATGGGCAGAAATTTATGGGGAAAACAAAAAcgtacttaaggacggtgcctactattgttattgcgcatacattctgcgcatctctagatactcggatttcctatcgccaatgcttactaatacagggatatttttgcgcggtttaaaaccatccggagaaagtagatcttagtaagtactcttggtatccaaaaagaaaattgggggtaaccatgcatttttgagagataattaagcttcaatttgagaaagaacgccatacattgctttgtattttaaagctttttacagatattattcctgaattatctttgaaaaatgcgtggttacccccaattttctttttggatttcaataggacttgttaagatctacatttcctgcacaatcacacaccggggaaaaaatatctttaattagtaggcaccgtccttaagtgcaTTACTGACTTACCGGTAATATTGTAAGGTTGACAATTAATATTGATTTACTCAGGGAAAGATGATTCATTAATGAAAGTTaagattaaatttttttttattggccCAATTTAAATTGTATTAAGGCCTTTAGCATTTGAAATGTTCCTTtgttcaaattaaaaataacaCTTTGGAATGTTGAAGTAATTCAACCCAATATAATGTGATTGTTTTTCTTGAGATGATGGTATAATTACTTAAGTTTATTATTTACCATAGTCTTCAGATTATTAAGAAACTTCAAATTAACATCAATCAAAATATGTTGATTTTTGATAAGGGCTGCATCTGAAGCAAAATCTGGTTCAGCAATGTGGAGAATCATTAAACCCAACCTGCatggagcggttttcaaaagactgtggaaaaaccaataccaaagtgaTTTTTGTTCTCCAACCAACCACAACAAGGGCAAATAGcatgatgaaccaatcaaaaatggAATGCCAGTGATTACCTGTAACTTGTTCAAAGCATGGGTATATTTGCATGTacaaggtgtgattggttttgcatCTCATTTGTTGAACAACTGTTGGGAAAGCATAGTAATTGCaaccaaacactgagaagtggttTAAAAAACGAGGTGCAGGCAActgttttttaaccaacttcgaagtgtttggatatctaatGAAACCCTCTTTTGAAGTGGTTGATATACCTTCTCAAAGCACTAATAATTGtgagagaaattcaaagcaaaagttttttctttcatcattAGGATCAAATGTCCAAATTTTTCATGGTAGTGATTTCcattgttttctcttcataaattttgaaaactgcacTAATAAGGTGATTAACTCTTTAGCAGCAATGTCTCTTGTCGTCATATATCACATTTTTCCCcacaaagagagagagagagacagatGTCTGAAGTGTAAACCACACTGGTTGGTAGAGTCCAGGTGCCATTTAGCATATTTTACATGGGTTCGACTctgaccggaccaacactcagggttttaataactgaggaaaaagtgctgcctttgtaattaaattGACAAATGGTTAAACTTTCAAGTCATTTTGGATAAGGACTACAAGCCATatgtcccgtctcacaataccttccatgtttacaAGTTCTGCCTGGGAAGTTAAAGGACCCACATTATTTGCGAAgggtagggcatgaagttctgggtgttgtggctgtccctTGTGACTCTATAGGTGGGTACTGAATGGGTCTGGTGGTTTACCTAGTAGGGGACCTTGTGTCCTATTGCAAACTACATGCCTCTAGGCCAATTGTTAAATAACAGAaccatccattggataaattattattattcactggGTAACTCAATGGGGTTTGATAGTGCTTAAACAACTTTGTGGCACTTACTGAGTCTGTGGAGGTTGgatgcccgagacatcctggagctactactattggcaaccagctccaagatggaaaCCACACTGATGGCTGCcgaaacctgacaacccagccatgagcccccacacccttgataagacaggcacccgtcacacagcagaaagcaaagggtggggaagggagggaacaaaaaccgctaaacgctccacacataacACTCCTACTTCTCGTCATACTAATAAATAAGCACTAcagagcacgaggaattccacgCATACGCAAGCATACTAAACCCACTGACCAATTGACTGCAGatgctcctagttgtttactttgtaaactttgtttaacctcATTATACATTGGATAGCGATTTGTCCACAGGATACCactatccaccttttgaacagcTGACAGCAGGAAggaaaacaaagccaaaaaacCCATTGATGGGAAGCAAATGCTCTTTTGGCGTAACAAAAATTCTAAACAGGAAGACATGCTCAAGTCACAAGAGTTGAACTGGGAAACTTAGCTACTGCCATAGCTTGAAAGGATGGGTTGAATTATTCTTATGGATACAAAATTGGCTCTAACCAAGGCACGTGTTAAGAGGATATTAACACTTTCATCTAAACATTTGCAAGGGTGTAcctcgattaaaaaaaaaattaacggtggttaaggaattttttttataatccaTTATTGTACTCTGAGAATTCttccaataggccttttgcagctaagccatcacgtaacctacttttcataaaattatgggctatagcttaacaaatgccagaaatggaaaaagcatgtcgagaatatcaaaatggccaaatttgaggcccccatcattaaaagatgagattttatgacagtctgaagttttaaaagtataaggaaatttgtatgaaaaatgttgctggagagcaagacctTGCTCTCCACCAATAATTTCCCATACAAAGTTtctaaattttccgaaaattcaaactgtcgtaTAAACTTTCTCTTTCATTCCAGggggctcaaacttggccaCATTGGTATTTGCAATGCcctctttccatttctggcattcttgaagttatagcccataatataaaaattctctacgaaaaatttggtcacgtgactccagctgcaaaaggcctatttgaTGGCATACTGTCCACTTGATTTCTATTAGGAACAAAATGGTAAACTGGTCTCATGATTTTCCCTGAAGCAATGTGTCAATGACATTAATGAGGTTGGCTTGAAATGCTGCCTTTGATTCCATGTTAGAGGCTACGCATTGAACTCAAATACATGGCTACAATTTTTAACATCCACAATATCTTGCGAGTGGGCCCAAAATTGCTGCAGTTTGATGGTCTTTGCTTgttcaaaaaagaaagatacAAAAAATATGAACAAGCTAATAAGCAAACCACATGATTGGAAATCTTTGACATAATATTTAATACAATGATGCAGCACCACCTTCATTGATTTCTGTCCAATAGGTAACGCcaaggaaaaaaacaatacCCTTAGTAATCTACTAGGTTGTAACTCATTCAGCAGACAGGCTCTTTGACTATAGAGGTTAGACCTTCagcttttccattttttctggTCATTGCATGAAAATTGAGCTTGCCTTCTTATCTCCCAGCACAGACAAAAACTATAGCTTTCAGTGACTTTTTTTAGCTTGTTAAAATTTACACAGTCCTAGGAGTAAATGGTATATTTTCTTCCTCTCCCTTAGATATCTCCAGGTCTTGTTCTGTTGTTTCAATTTCCACTTCATTAGCTGGTAGAAGCCGTTTGGCTTCACCATTAAGAGCTGAAATCATGTCTTCCACAACACCAGTTGTAGCTTCTCCCTTGAAATGCAAATTCTTAACATGTCTTCGTAAATGACTGGGATTGTTGAAAGCTTTAGGGCAAAAACTACACTTGTAAGGTCTTTCGCCTGTGTGTATTAAGACATGTCTTTGAAGATTACCAGATATTGAGAAAGCACGGTCACAGTATTGGCACCGATAAGGTTGCTCACCAGTGTGAACACGAAGGTGCTTCCGTAGAGAACTGTACTCGGCAAAGGACTGTTCACATCTGTTACACTTGTAGGGTTTTTCACCAGTGTGAACACGGACATGTTTTTGGAGTGAGCCAGGATCTCGAAAAGCTTTGGGGCAAAATTTACACTTGTGAGGCCTCTTTCTCATGTGTTGTGCAATATGATCTTCAAGACTCTTAGCTTCAGTGAAAGGTTGAAAACAAATTGTACATGTATAATGCTGTCCATCGTCCATGTGAAATTCTAGATGTTTTTGAAGGCCAAGGGAACTTCGAAACAACTGTGCACAAACTTGGCATTTGTAGCTTGATTTGTCACTTCCCAAATCTCCCTTAAGGAGGTCATCTACTGCAGGCACTGCATTTTCATCGTCAGATACAATCCCTTGTTGATCTTCCTCAGACTGAATAGCAACTTCCATTAATTCAAAGccattatttgttttattgtcCCTCTGATCATCATATTTACACTCGGTCTTCACAAAAGTCACAGTATGCAAGTGGTTGCTCTGAGCTTGCTGCTGTTCAGAGCACAAGTTTTTGTCCTGTAGTTGACTGGCTATTCCTCCCTTTGAGTATCTTCCCTGAGACTGACAAGGTGTAAAAGTACCTAAACAGCCTCCCTGTGATTGGCTTGTTGTCACAGTACTTAAACGGTTTCCCTGTGATTGGCTTGGTGTTGAAATGCCTAAAAAGCTCCCCCTCAATTGGCTAGGTTTTGCAGTTATTAAGAAGCTTTCATGTGATTGGCTATATTTTGCATCACTTGAGTGACTTCCCTGTGATTGACTGCCTGATGAATGGACTAAGTAGCTTTCCGGTGGATGGCTAACTTTTGAAGTGATTAAGTAACTCCCTAGTGATTGGCTATCTGTCATAGTGATTGAGTTGCTTCCCTGTGATTGGTTACTTGTTGTACTTATTAAGTAGCTTCCCTGTGATTGACTCGCTGTCGTAGTGTTTAAGCGATTTGTCAGAGATTGGGTGACTGATGATGCAACTAAGTAGCTTCTCTGTGACTGGCAAGTTGTTGCAGTGTTAATGCCACTTCTCTGTGGTTGGCTGGTCGACGGTGCATTAACCAAAATAAAGACACCTGATGGTActctattgtttatttgtgcaaCAGCTTTTGTGGTCGGATTTTTTGACTTGGCAGCACTACCAATTGGAACTTGAATATTAAGGCAATGTGGTGAAGGCATTTCCTTTACACATTTTTCTGATTTTATGGGCTCAATGTCTGTTATCTGTCTTAAAGCTGAATCCTTCACACCAGGCTCACAAGATGAAGAAGGATCTTTCACAGATGCTTCTTTTTTAGGCTCCAGTATGCCTTTGATCATCATACCTGCTACACCCTTTGAAGAACATAAATCAGTCTTCACAGAAGATACACTTTCATAATTTGAAGTATTTTTGTTTGGAATGCTTCCAGCATTGTTGCTTTCTTTTGGTGAGGCATCATTTGCACCTTGTTTTGCTTTGCCAATCACAGGGACAGGCATATCATTGACTAAAATCTGAGCAACATCCATTTCTGGTGAATATTCAGTGTCTGTTTCATTTGAAACACTGCTTTTGGAAGGAGTTTCTTGCACCTTTATGAAAGGAGCTCCAGAGTCTGTTTTCACTTCCAAAGGTCCGTTTTGTTCGGTTTCATTGTGGGAAGACTCATGTTTACTCTTGTCCACTAAATCATTGCCTTCTGGGTCCTTGGCAAGAGCTTCATCTTTTGCTGGGCTCTCAGTACGGCAAGCATCTTTACTTGGCAACCTGGAGACTGGCACATTTAGGCCTGGAAAACACGTCCCAAATGGAAGAAATCCCCTTAGCGGAAATACAAAAGGGTCAGAGACTTGTGGAAAATCTCCTACTTGTCCTTTCCTAAACTCTGTCATAAATTGATTCATATTAACATTTTCCAGCTCTGGTGGTGTGGTCATTTTTCGTAAACCTTGAGGAGCATCCCTTGTTGGCACTATTTTTCCAGTTGACTCATTTTGTCTTGAAGTGGATTGGTTCACTGTCTGTGCCATTCCTGCATTCATTACTTCCATATATTGTTGCATGAAGGACATACCATTTGCTGGCCAGAACGGTGCCACCATCCTCATTGGCATAACTTGAGGTGTAAATACAGGGACAGGAACTGGAATAGCAAATCCAACCATTCCTGCAGGCATGGCATTCTTTTCTGCCTCAGGAGGAAGTTGTTTGTCCTGGTCTTCTGCCATTCTGATACCTAGTAAGGGCAAAGAAATACTGCAATTTGTAAGTCACTTATGTGGAGCTCTAGGCACCTTGTGCTAGCCTTCTTTTTGAACAGCCAAAGTATCATAATCTTGAGTCCTAAAGCTGAGCTGAGGAACACTATATTTTGGGAAGACAACAAATCAAACTAGATCAAGTCAAATCATTTAAAGAAATGTTGGCTTTTGGCAAGATGTAAAACCACAGTACTCAGGAAAACATCTCTCAGAGCAGAGACAAGAATCAACAAATTCAACTCACATATAGCATCACTAGAGTGGCCACTAGAGTGGTAGACAATTGGTCTCTCTGCTGAGTCACCCTTGCTCtctattttttcttcttaagtCATGTCAAGAATGGTACCTAACATAACTTTTCAATGGACAGAAAAAAGGCTAGTTCCTTCATATCTTTTTATGCCATTAGCTGTAGAATGCTGATAAAACTCAGTTGTGCAGATTCTTATGGCTAATTACAAAATCTTAGCATCGTTTTTCACAATAACTGTACTGATGCTGTGGATAGCTGTCCCTTCAAGATTGCGTACAATAACAGGCATAATATTTACTGAAACCCATaccaattaaaatttatttgtggAATTTCACACATTTGGGGTATCCTGCTGATAAAAAGTTGCAATTTTTGCCATGCAGGAATCAATCAATTTTGGCCTTTTCCATTGGAACTTTGATGGCAAGATTTAAACAACAAAGCTGGTCAATGAGGACCTAAGTAAGTATTTTTCGGATTTCACACagacaatataattattacttatcATGCGTCTAAACTTTTGTGATGACCATTACAAGATTTTCAAGGTATGCGTTGTGGTATATGAGCAAAAAAGAACTAGAAATGGCTAAATTCTATCAACCAGAGCAGGAGAAGGGCTCTGTGCGTCGCGTATGTTATCTCGTGTAAAATTTTCACCTAAAAAATAAACGCCGAAAGTGAAAATGCATTAGCAAAAAGATGGTAAGGACTTTACGAGCCAATATAAGGGTCAGGCAGAATATTCTACGCAAACAATCATTCGCCAGTGAAACGTAAAAACGAAACCGCATTAAAGAAAACCGCAGAAGAAAATCGTTAAAAACAAACGACGGCCATATTGAGTCAAAATCTAACGATGCCGTATAACCGGAGAGAACAATGATAGTCTTGCGAGCCACAACAGCTGTTTCTTCATCTTGAATACAAATAAAGTTGCTCGattggaatttgaatttcaataaAATCAGTAGAATATCGTCCATAGTCTCCAAGAAAAGTCTGAAAGAAAGCTTTTCGTGTTGAAAACGGGAAGTATGCGAAGGGCGGCATACGATGATTAGGACGCTCGCGCGTAAATATTCTTGAACGCACACGCAAAATTTTCTCGAATGGATAAAATTTATAATGTGAAAGAAAACTTTACGCAAAAATAGAAAACGTTACAGGACTGCAATCAATGACTGGAAACTAGCGATCTAAAACAACACTTCTTTACCTGCTACACTGGGGGAATCACCTCAAAGCTTGTTGCGTGTACTGTGCCCAAACACAGGCCAAACTTTCAAACATATTGCTTCTCCTGGGCAACAATGATGGGCACATACCCACTGAAATGATTGAAATAATGACATCGCAAGAAAAGATCCTACAAACTAATGAATTTCTCTAGAATGATGTCATTTCCAGTTGCAATCGCAGAGAACAATTCAAAGAACATGATCACAGGCA
This genomic window from Acropora muricata isolate sample 2 chromosome 2, ASM3666990v1, whole genome shotgun sequence contains:
- the LOC136896965 gene encoding uncharacterized protein, whose protein sequence is MAEDQDKQLPPEAEKNAMPAGMVGFAIPVPVPVFTPQVMPMRMVAPFWPANGMSFMQQYMEVMNAGMAQTVNQSTSRQNESTGKIVPTRDAPQGLRKMTTPPELENVNMNQFMTEFRKGQVGDFPQVSDPFVFPLRGFLPFGTCFPGLNVPVSRLPSKDACRTESPAKDEALAKDPEGNDLVDKSKHESSHNETEQNGPLEVKTDSGAPFIKVQETPSKSSVSNETDTEYSPEMDVAQILVNDMPVPVIGKAKQGANDASPKESNNAGSIPNKNTSNYESVSSVKTDLCSSKGVAGMMIKGILEPKKEASVKDPSSSCEPGVKDSALRQITDIEPIKSEKCVKEMPSPHCLNIQVPIGSAAKSKNPTTKAVAQINNRVPSGVFILVNAPSTSQPQRSGINTATTCQSQRSYLVASSVTQSLTNRLNTTTASQSQGSYLISTTSNQSQGSNSITMTDSQSLGSYLITSKVSHPPESYLVHSSGSQSQGSHSSDAKYSQSHESFLITAKPSQLRGSFLGISTPSQSQGNRLSTVTTSQSQGGCLGTFTPCQSQGRYSKGGIASQLQDKNLCSEQQQAQSNHLHTVTFVKTECKYDDQRDNKTNNGFELMEVAIQSEEDQQGIVSDDENAVPAVDDLLKGDLGSDKSSYKCQVCAQLFRSSLGLQKHLEFHMDDGQHYTCTICFQPFTEAKSLEDHIAQHMRKRPHKCKFCPKAFRDPGSLQKHVRVHTGEKPYKCNRCEQSFAEYSSLRKHLRVHTGEQPYRCQYCDRAFSISGNLQRHVLIHTGERPYKCSFCPKAFNNPSHLRRHVKNLHFKGEATTGVVEDMISALNGEAKRLLPANEVEIETTEQDLEISKGEEENIPFTPRTV